In one Capricornis sumatraensis isolate serow.1 chromosome 1, serow.2, whole genome shotgun sequence genomic region, the following are encoded:
- the UCK1 gene encoding uridine-cytidine kinase 1 isoform X7 → MASAGGGDCEGAGPEADRPHQRPFLIGVSGGTASGKSTVCEKIMELLGQNEVDHRQRKLVILSQDRFYKVLTAEQKAKALKGQYNFDHPDAFDNDLMHRTLKNIVEGKTVEVPTYDFVTHSRLAETTVVYPADVVLFEGILVFYSQEIRDMFHLRLFVDTDSDVRLSRRDKEVRRRDHPSRG, encoded by the exons ATGGCTTCGGCTGGAGGCGGCGACTGCGAGGGCGCCGGGCCCGAGGCGGACCGCCCTCACCAGCGGCCCTTCTTGATCGGCGTGAGCGGCGGCACCGCGAGCGGCAAG TCCACTGTATGCGAGAAGATCATGGAGCTGCTGGGACAGAATGAAGTGGATCACCGGCAGCGCAAGCTGGTCATCTTGAGCCAAGACAGGTTCTATAAGGTCCTGACTGCGGAGCAGAAGGCCAAGGCTTTGAAAGGACAGTACAACTTCGACCACCCAG ATGCTTTTGATAACGATTTGATGCACAGGACTCTGAAAAACATCGTGGAGGGCAAAACGGTCGAGGTCCCCACCTATGATTTTGTGACCCACTCAAG GCTTGCGGAGACCACGGTGGTCTACCCTGCAGACGTGGTCCTGTTTGAGGGCATTCTGGTCTTCTACAGCCAGGAGATCCGGGACATGTTCCATCTGCGCCTCTTTGTGGACACTGACTCCGACGTCAGGCTATCTCGGAGAG ACAAAGAAGTACGCAGACGTGATCATCCCTCGAGGGGTTGA
- the UCK1 gene encoding uridine-cytidine kinase 1 isoform X5, whose protein sequence is MASAGGGDCEGAGPEADRPHQRPFLIGVSGGTASGKSTVCEKIMELLGQNEVDHRQRKLVILSQDRFYKVLTAEQKAKALKGQYNFDHPDAFDNDLMHRTLKNIVEGKTVEVPTYDFVTHSSQEIRDMFHLRLFVDTDSDVRLSRRVLRDVQRGRDLEQILTQYTTFVKPAFEEFCLPTKKYADVIIPRGVDNMVAINLIVQHIQDILNGDICKWHRAGANGRSHKRTFPEPGEHPGVLASGKRSHLESSSRPH, encoded by the exons ATGGCTTCGGCTGGAGGCGGCGACTGCGAGGGCGCCGGGCCCGAGGCGGACCGCCCTCACCAGCGGCCCTTCTTGATCGGCGTGAGCGGCGGCACCGCGAGCGGCAAG TCCACTGTATGCGAGAAGATCATGGAGCTGCTGGGACAGAATGAAGTGGATCACCGGCAGCGCAAGCTGGTCATCTTGAGCCAAGACAGGTTCTATAAGGTCCTGACTGCGGAGCAGAAGGCCAAGGCTTTGAAAGGACAGTACAACTTCGACCACCCAG ATGCTTTTGATAACGATTTGATGCACAGGACTCTGAAAAACATCGTGGAGGGCAAAACGGTCGAGGTCCCCACCTATGATTTTGTGACCCACTCAAG CCAGGAGATCCGGGACATGTTCCATCTGCGCCTCTTTGTGGACACTGACTCCGACGTCAGGCTATCTCGGAGAG TTCTCCGGGATGTGCAGCGGGGCCGGGACCTGGAGCAGATCCTGACGCAGTACACCACATTTGTCAAGCCAGCCTTCGAGGAGTTCTGCCTGCCG ACAAAGAAGTACGCAGACGTGATCATCCCTCGAGGGGTTGACAACATGG TGGCCATCAACCTCATCGTGCAGCACATCCAGGACATCCTCAACGGCGACATCTGCAAGTGGCACCGCGCGGGGGCCAACGGGCGCAGCCACAAGAGGACATTCCCGGAGCCGGGGGAGCACCCCGGGGTGCTGGCCTCGGGCAAGCGCTCGCACCTTGAGTCCAGCAGCAGGCCCCACTGA
- the UCK1 gene encoding uridine-cytidine kinase 1 isoform X2: MASAGGGDCEGAGPEADRPHQRPFLIGVSGGTASGKSTVCEKIMELLGQNEVDHRQRKLVILSQDRFYKVLTAEQKAKALKGQYNFDHPDAFDNDLMHRTLKNIVEGKTVEVPTYDFVTHSRLAETTVVYPADVVLFEGILVFYSQEIRDMFHLRLFVDTDSDVRLSRRVLRDVQRGRDLEQILTQYTTFVKPAFEEFCLPTKKYADVIIPRGVDNMVAINLIVQHIQDILNGDICKWHRAGANGRSHKRTFPEPGEHPGVLASGKRSHLESSSRPH; the protein is encoded by the exons ATGGCTTCGGCTGGAGGCGGCGACTGCGAGGGCGCCGGGCCCGAGGCGGACCGCCCTCACCAGCGGCCCTTCTTGATCGGCGTGAGCGGCGGCACCGCGAGCGGCAAG TCCACTGTATGCGAGAAGATCATGGAGCTGCTGGGACAGAATGAAGTGGATCACCGGCAGCGCAAGCTGGTCATCTTGAGCCAAGACAGGTTCTATAAGGTCCTGACTGCGGAGCAGAAGGCCAAGGCTTTGAAAGGACAGTACAACTTCGACCACCCAG ATGCTTTTGATAACGATTTGATGCACAGGACTCTGAAAAACATCGTGGAGGGCAAAACGGTCGAGGTCCCCACCTATGATTTTGTGACCCACTCAAG GCTTGCGGAGACCACGGTGGTCTACCCTGCAGACGTGGTCCTGTTTGAGGGCATTCTGGTCTTCTACAGCCAGGAGATCCGGGACATGTTCCATCTGCGCCTCTTTGTGGACACTGACTCCGACGTCAGGCTATCTCGGAGAG TTCTCCGGGATGTGCAGCGGGGCCGGGACCTGGAGCAGATCCTGACGCAGTACACCACATTTGTCAAGCCAGCCTTCGAGGAGTTCTGCCTGCCG ACAAAGAAGTACGCAGACGTGATCATCCCTCGAGGGGTTGACAACATGG TGGCCATCAACCTCATCGTGCAGCACATCCAGGACATCCTCAACGGCGACATCTGCAAGTGGCACCGCGCGGGGGCCAACGGGCGCAGCCACAAGAGGACATTCCCGGAGCCGGGGGAGCACCCCGGGGTGCTGGCCTCGGGCAAGCGCTCGCACCTTGAGTCCAGCAGCAGGCCCCACTGA
- the UCK1 gene encoding uridine-cytidine kinase 1 isoform X3 codes for MASAGGGDCEGAGPEADRPHQRPFLIGSTVCEKIMELLGQNEVDHRQRKLVILSQDRFYKVLTAEQKAKALKGQYNFDHPDAFDNDLMHRTLKNIVEGKTVEVPTYDFVTHSRLAETTVVYPADVVLFEGILVFYSQEIRDMFHLRLFVDTDSDVRLSRRVLRDVQRGRDLEQILTQYTTFVKPAFEEFCLPTKKYADVIIPRGVDNMVAINLIVQHIQDILNGDICKWHRAGANGRSHKRTFPEPGEHPGVLASGKRSHLESSSRPH; via the exons ATGGCTTCGGCTGGAGGCGGCGACTGCGAGGGCGCCGGGCCCGAGGCGGACCGCCCTCACCAGCGGCCCTTCTTGATCGGC TCCACTGTATGCGAGAAGATCATGGAGCTGCTGGGACAGAATGAAGTGGATCACCGGCAGCGCAAGCTGGTCATCTTGAGCCAAGACAGGTTCTATAAGGTCCTGACTGCGGAGCAGAAGGCCAAGGCTTTGAAAGGACAGTACAACTTCGACCACCCAG ATGCTTTTGATAACGATTTGATGCACAGGACTCTGAAAAACATCGTGGAGGGCAAAACGGTCGAGGTCCCCACCTATGATTTTGTGACCCACTCAAG GCTTGCGGAGACCACGGTGGTCTACCCTGCAGACGTGGTCCTGTTTGAGGGCATTCTGGTCTTCTACAGCCAGGAGATCCGGGACATGTTCCATCTGCGCCTCTTTGTGGACACTGACTCCGACGTCAGGCTATCTCGGAGAG TTCTCCGGGATGTGCAGCGGGGCCGGGACCTGGAGCAGATCCTGACGCAGTACACCACATTTGTCAAGCCAGCCTTCGAGGAGTTCTGCCTGCCG ACAAAGAAGTACGCAGACGTGATCATCCCTCGAGGGGTTGACAACATGG TGGCCATCAACCTCATCGTGCAGCACATCCAGGACATCCTCAACGGCGACATCTGCAAGTGGCACCGCGCGGGGGCCAACGGGCGCAGCCACAAGAGGACATTCCCGGAGCCGGGGGAGCACCCCGGGGTGCTGGCCTCGGGCAAGCGCTCGCACCTTGAGTCCAGCAGCAGGCCCCACTGA
- the UCK1 gene encoding uridine-cytidine kinase 1 isoform X6, with translation MASAGGGDCEGAGPEADRPHQRPFLIGVSGGTASGKSTVCEKIMELLGQNEVDHRQRKLVILSQDRFYKVLTAEQKAKALKGQYNFDHPDAFDNDLMHRTLKNIVEGKTVEVPTYDFVTHSRLAETTVVYPADVVLFEGILVFYSQEIRDMFHLRLFVDTDSDVRLSRRAGPGPGADPDAVHHICQASLRGVLPAGTAFHLPRDLLSPLVRRPPGAHSESRVVDGRGLLYTWRS, from the exons ATGGCTTCGGCTGGAGGCGGCGACTGCGAGGGCGCCGGGCCCGAGGCGGACCGCCCTCACCAGCGGCCCTTCTTGATCGGCGTGAGCGGCGGCACCGCGAGCGGCAAG TCCACTGTATGCGAGAAGATCATGGAGCTGCTGGGACAGAATGAAGTGGATCACCGGCAGCGCAAGCTGGTCATCTTGAGCCAAGACAGGTTCTATAAGGTCCTGACTGCGGAGCAGAAGGCCAAGGCTTTGAAAGGACAGTACAACTTCGACCACCCAG ATGCTTTTGATAACGATTTGATGCACAGGACTCTGAAAAACATCGTGGAGGGCAAAACGGTCGAGGTCCCCACCTATGATTTTGTGACCCACTCAAG GCTTGCGGAGACCACGGTGGTCTACCCTGCAGACGTGGTCCTGTTTGAGGGCATTCTGGTCTTCTACAGCCAGGAGATCCGGGACATGTTCCATCTGCGCCTCTTTGTGGACACTGACTCCGACGTCAGGCTATCTCGGAGAG CGGGGCCGGGACCTGGAGCAGATCCTGACGCAGTACACCACATTTGTCAAGCCAGCCTTCGAGGAGTTCTGCCTGCCGGTACCGCCTTCCACTTGCCCAGGGACCTCCTTTCCCCTCTTGTCAGAAGGCCCCCCGGTGCCCATTCTGAGAGCCGAGTCGTGGACGGACGCGGTCTGCTGTATACGTGGAGAAGTTAG
- the UCK1 gene encoding uridine-cytidine kinase 1 isoform X1: MASAGGGDCEGAGPEADRPHQRPFLIGVSGGTASGKSTVCEKIMELLGQNEVDHRQRKLVILSQDRFYKVLTAEQKAKALKGQYNFDHPDAFDNDLMHRTLKNIVEGKTVEVPTYDFVTHSRLAETTVVYPADVVLFEGILVFYSQEIRDMFHLRLFVDTDSDVRLSRRVLRDVQRGRDLEQILTQYTTFVKPAFEEFCLPVPPSTCPGTSFPLLSEGPPVPILRAESWTDAVCCIRGEVSLSFPQSQGVVSAGKGSFVPRTPPPHTRLHPVHRRRLPPGPRLHLSGALLVHCPHCASPSPEPF; encoded by the exons ATGGCTTCGGCTGGAGGCGGCGACTGCGAGGGCGCCGGGCCCGAGGCGGACCGCCCTCACCAGCGGCCCTTCTTGATCGGCGTGAGCGGCGGCACCGCGAGCGGCAAG TCCACTGTATGCGAGAAGATCATGGAGCTGCTGGGACAGAATGAAGTGGATCACCGGCAGCGCAAGCTGGTCATCTTGAGCCAAGACAGGTTCTATAAGGTCCTGACTGCGGAGCAGAAGGCCAAGGCTTTGAAAGGACAGTACAACTTCGACCACCCAG ATGCTTTTGATAACGATTTGATGCACAGGACTCTGAAAAACATCGTGGAGGGCAAAACGGTCGAGGTCCCCACCTATGATTTTGTGACCCACTCAAG GCTTGCGGAGACCACGGTGGTCTACCCTGCAGACGTGGTCCTGTTTGAGGGCATTCTGGTCTTCTACAGCCAGGAGATCCGGGACATGTTCCATCTGCGCCTCTTTGTGGACACTGACTCCGACGTCAGGCTATCTCGGAGAG TTCTCCGGGATGTGCAGCGGGGCCGGGACCTGGAGCAGATCCTGACGCAGTACACCACATTTGTCAAGCCAGCCTTCGAGGAGTTCTGCCTGCCGGTACCGCCTTCCACTTGCCCAGGGACCTCCTTTCCCCTCTTGTCAGAAGGCCCCCCGGTGCCCATTCTGAGAGCCGAGTCGTGGACGGACGCGGTCTGCTGTATACGTGGAGAAGTTAGCCTCTCGTTCCCACAGTCCCAGGGAGTAGTCTCAGCTGGGAAAGGGTCCTTTGTCCCTcgcacccctcctccccacaccagGCTTCACCCCGTGCACCGGCGTCGCCTCCCCCCGGGCCCTCGTCTGCATCTGTCCGGGGCACTGCTCGTCCACTGCCCACACTGTGCCTCTCCTTCCCCCGAGCCGTTCTGA
- the UCK1 gene encoding uridine-cytidine kinase 1 isoform X4: MELLGQNEVDHRQRKLVILSQDRFYKVLTAEQKAKALKGQYNFDHPDAFDNDLMHRTLKNIVEGKTVEVPTYDFVTHSRLAETTVVYPADVVLFEGILVFYSQEIRDMFHLRLFVDTDSDVRLSRRVLRDVQRGRDLEQILTQYTTFVKPAFEEFCLPVPPSTCPGTSFPLLSEGPPVPILRAESWTDAVCCIRGEVSLSFPQSQGVVSAGKGSFVPRTPPPHTRLHPVHRRRLPPGPRLHLSGALLVHCPHCASPSPEPF; the protein is encoded by the exons ATGGAGCTGCTGGGACAGAATGAAGTGGATCACCGGCAGCGCAAGCTGGTCATCTTGAGCCAAGACAGGTTCTATAAGGTCCTGACTGCGGAGCAGAAGGCCAAGGCTTTGAAAGGACAGTACAACTTCGACCACCCAG ATGCTTTTGATAACGATTTGATGCACAGGACTCTGAAAAACATCGTGGAGGGCAAAACGGTCGAGGTCCCCACCTATGATTTTGTGACCCACTCAAG GCTTGCGGAGACCACGGTGGTCTACCCTGCAGACGTGGTCCTGTTTGAGGGCATTCTGGTCTTCTACAGCCAGGAGATCCGGGACATGTTCCATCTGCGCCTCTTTGTGGACACTGACTCCGACGTCAGGCTATCTCGGAGAG TTCTCCGGGATGTGCAGCGGGGCCGGGACCTGGAGCAGATCCTGACGCAGTACACCACATTTGTCAAGCCAGCCTTCGAGGAGTTCTGCCTGCCGGTACCGCCTTCCACTTGCCCAGGGACCTCCTTTCCCCTCTTGTCAGAAGGCCCCCCGGTGCCCATTCTGAGAGCCGAGTCGTGGACGGACGCGGTCTGCTGTATACGTGGAGAAGTTAGCCTCTCGTTCCCACAGTCCCAGGGAGTAGTCTCAGCTGGGAAAGGGTCCTTTGTCCCTcgcacccctcctccccacaccagGCTTCACCCCGTGCACCGGCGTCGCCTCCCCCCGGGCCCTCGTCTGCATCTGTCCGGGGCACTGCTCGTCCACTGCCCACACTGTGCCTCTCCTTCCCCCGAGCCGTTCTGA
- the POMT1 gene encoding protein O-mannosyl-transferase 1 isoform X2, protein MLGFLQHPVMVTAEVNLNMVALTAMGLLSRLWQLAYPRAVVFDEVYYGQYISFYMKRIFFLDGSGPPFGHMLLALGGYLGGFDGNFLWNRIGAEYSSNVPVWSLRLLPALSGALSVPMAYEIVRELGFSHCAATGAALLVLIENALITQSRLMLLESVLIFFNLLAVLSYLKFSNSQKHRPFSPRWWFWLVLTGVACSCAVGIKYVGVFTYLLVLGVAAVHAWHVIGDQTLSNVRVLCHLLARAVALVALPTLVYLLFFYIHLLLLYRSGPHDQIMSSAFQASLEGGLARVTQGQPLEVAFGSQVTLKNVFGQPVPCWLHSHQSTYPMIYENGRGSSHQQQVTCYPFKDVNNWWIVKDPGRHQLVVNNPPRPVRHGDVVQLVHGMTTRLLNTHDVAAPLSPHAQEVSCYVDYNISMPPQNLWRLDIVNRESDTDVWKTILSEVRFVHVNTSAILKLSGVPLPDWGFRQLEVVGEKLFRAYHESTVWNVEEHRYGRSQEQKERELELHSPTQVDISRNLSFMARFSELQWRMLTVRSDDSEHKYSSTPLDWVMLDTNIAYWVHPRTSAQIHLLGNVVIWASASLATLAYALLFVWYLLRRRRRVCDLPEDRWLRWVLAGALCAGGWAVNYIPFFLMEKTLFLYHYLPALTFQILLLPVVLEHVSDHLCRSQLQRSLFTALVVAWFTSACHVSNMLRPLTYGDRPLSPSELKALRWKDSWDILIRRY, encoded by the exons ATGTTGGGATTCTTGCAGCACCCTGTGATGGTGACCGCTGAGGTAAACTTGAATATGGTAGCTCTGACCGCGATGGGATTGCTGAGCCGACTATGGCAGCTTGCTTATCCAAGGGCCGTGGT TTTTGATGAAGTGTATTACGGGCAGTACATCTCTTTCTACATGAAGCGGATCTTCTTTTTGGACGGCAGTGGACCACCATTTGGCCACATGCTTTTGGCCTTGGGAG GTTATTTAGGAGGATTCGATGGTAACTTTCTGTGGAACAGAATTGGAGCAG AATACAGCAGCAATGTGCCCGTGTGGTCCCTGCGCCTGCTGCCGGCCCTCTCGGGGGCCCTGTCGGTGCCCATGGCCTATGAGATCGTGCGGGAGCTCGGCTTCTCTCACTGTGCCGCCACGGGGGCCGCTCTGCTGGTGTTGATCG AGAACGCTCTCATCACTCAGTCAAGGTTAATGCTTTTGGAATCAGTGCTGATATTTTTCAATCTGTTGGCTGTGCTGTCTTACCTGAAGTTCTCCAACTCCCAGAAACACAG GCCCTTCTCCCCAAGATGGTGGTTTTGGTTGGTGCTGACGGGCGTGGCCTGCTCCTGTGCAGTTGG CATCAAGTACGTGGGTGTGTTCACATACTTGCTGGTGCTCGGGGTTGCCGCTGTCCACGCTTGGCATGTGATAGGAGACCAGACGCTGTCAAAC GTCCGCGTGCTCTGCCACCTGCTTGCCCGAGCGGTGGCCCTGGTGGCGCTCCCGACCCTTGTGTACCTGCTCTTCTTCTACATCCACCTGCTGCTGCTCTACCGCTCCGGGCCCCACGACCAGATCATGTCCAGTGCCTTCCAGGCCAGCTTGGAG GGCGGGCTGGCAAGGGTCACGCAAGGTCAGCCCCTGGAGGTGGCCTTCGGTTCCCAGGTCACCCTGAAGAATGTCTTTGGCCAACCCGTGCCCTGCTGGCTTCACTCTCACCAGAGCACCTACCCTATGAT ATATGAGAACGGCCGTGGCAGCTCCCACCAGCAGCAGGTGACCTGCTACCCCTTCAAGGACGTCAACAACTGGTGGATTGTCAAGGACCCCGGGAG GCACCAGCTGGTGGTGAACAACCCCCCGAGGCCCGTGCGGCACGGCGACGTTGTGCAGCTGGTGCACGGCATGACCACCCGCCTCCTCAACAC GCATGACGTCGCAGCCCCCCTGAGCCCCCACGCGCAGGAGGTCTCCTGCTATGTTGACTACAACATCTCCATGCCCCCCCAGAACCTCTGGCGGCTG GACATCGTGAACAGGGAGTCAGACACGGATGTCTGGAAGACCATCTTGTCAGAGGTCCGCTTTGTGCACGTGAACACCTCGGCCATCCTCAAG CTGAGTGGAGTGCCCCTCCCGGACTGGGGCTTTCGGCAGCTGGAAGTGGTGGGGGAGAAGCTGTTTCGGGCCTACCACGAGAGCACGGTGTGGAATGTGGAGGAGCATCGCTACGGCAGGA GCCAGGAGCAGAAGGAGAGGGAGCTGGAGCTGCACTCCCCGACCCAGGTGGACATCAGCAGGAACCTCAGCTTCATGGCCAGATTCTCCGAGCTACAG TGGCGGATGCTGACGGTGAGAAGTGACGATTCGGAACACAAGTACAGCTCCACGCCACTGGACTGGGTCATGCTGGACACCAACATCGCTTACTGGGTGCACCCCAGGACCAGT GCGCAGATCCACCTGCTCGGGAACGTTGTAATCTGGGCCTCGGCCAGCCTCGCCACACTGGCGTACGCCCTGCTGTTTGTCTGGTATCTGCTCAGACGCAGAAGGAGAGTCTGCGACCTCCCTGAGG ACCGCTGGCTGCGCTGGGTGCTGGCCGGGGCTCTGTGCGCTGGGGGCTGGGCCGTGAACTACATACCTTTCTTCCTGATGGAGAAGACGCTCTTCCTCTACCACTACCTGCCGGCGCTCACCTTCCAGATCCTGCTGCTGCCCGTGGTCCTGGAGCACGTCAGCGACCACCTGTGCAG GTCCCAGCTCCAGAGGAGCCTCTTCACGGCCCTGGTCGTGGCATGGTTCACCTCCGCCTGTCACGTGTCGAACATGCTGCGCCCGCTGACCTACGGGGACAGGCCGCTGTCACCCAGTGAGCTCAAGGCCCTTCGCTGGAAAGACAGCTGGGACATCCTGATCCGGAGATACTAG
- the POMT1 gene encoding protein O-mannosyl-transferase 1 isoform X1, which produces MLGFLQHPVMVTAEVNLNMVALTAMGLLSRLWQLAYPRAVVFDEVYYGQYISFYMKRIFFLDGSGPPFGHMLLALGGYLGGFDGNFLWNRIGAEYSSNVPVWSLRLLPALSGALSVPMAYEIVRELGFSHCAATGAALLVLIENALITQSRLMLLESVLIFFNLLAVLSYLKFSNSQKHRPFSPRWWFWLVLTGVACSCAVGIKYVGVFTYLLVLGVAAVHAWHVIGDQTLSNVRVLCHLLARAVALVALPTLVYLLFFYIHLLLLYRSGPHDQIMSSAFQASLEGGLARVTQGQPLEVAFGSQVTLKNVFGQPVPCWLHSHQSTYPMIYENGRGSSHQQQVTCYPFKDVNNWWIVKDPGRHQLVVNNPPRPVRHGDVVQLVHGMTTRLLNTHDVAAPLSPHAQEVSCYVDYNISMPPQNLWRLDIVNRESDTDVWKTILSEVRFVHVNTSAILKLSGVPLPDWGFRQLEVVGEKLFRAYHESTVWNVEEHRYGRSQEQKERELELHSPTQVDISRNLSFMARFSELQWRMLTVRSDDSEHKYSSTPLDWVMLDTNIAYWVHPRTSAQIHLLGNVVIWASASLATLAYALLFVWYLLRRRRRVCDLPEGLCRGPRAFHAPSLWFGPELHVLRATSASVALGHLCVSAPRALLSLPQRQDATLQSPCHLQDFSRAMQVSGLNCSLTPAPLEMADGTELLGGTWGRVVCKNRTSLKTVLIQERSQRLGWAPKAARGRDAPSLGSAELVILSTSPGSWAGAQCRPALPPEE; this is translated from the exons ATGTTGGGATTCTTGCAGCACCCTGTGATGGTGACCGCTGAGGTAAACTTGAATATGGTAGCTCTGACCGCGATGGGATTGCTGAGCCGACTATGGCAGCTTGCTTATCCAAGGGCCGTGGT TTTTGATGAAGTGTATTACGGGCAGTACATCTCTTTCTACATGAAGCGGATCTTCTTTTTGGACGGCAGTGGACCACCATTTGGCCACATGCTTTTGGCCTTGGGAG GTTATTTAGGAGGATTCGATGGTAACTTTCTGTGGAACAGAATTGGAGCAG AATACAGCAGCAATGTGCCCGTGTGGTCCCTGCGCCTGCTGCCGGCCCTCTCGGGGGCCCTGTCGGTGCCCATGGCCTATGAGATCGTGCGGGAGCTCGGCTTCTCTCACTGTGCCGCCACGGGGGCCGCTCTGCTGGTGTTGATCG AGAACGCTCTCATCACTCAGTCAAGGTTAATGCTTTTGGAATCAGTGCTGATATTTTTCAATCTGTTGGCTGTGCTGTCTTACCTGAAGTTCTCCAACTCCCAGAAACACAG GCCCTTCTCCCCAAGATGGTGGTTTTGGTTGGTGCTGACGGGCGTGGCCTGCTCCTGTGCAGTTGG CATCAAGTACGTGGGTGTGTTCACATACTTGCTGGTGCTCGGGGTTGCCGCTGTCCACGCTTGGCATGTGATAGGAGACCAGACGCTGTCAAAC GTCCGCGTGCTCTGCCACCTGCTTGCCCGAGCGGTGGCCCTGGTGGCGCTCCCGACCCTTGTGTACCTGCTCTTCTTCTACATCCACCTGCTGCTGCTCTACCGCTCCGGGCCCCACGACCAGATCATGTCCAGTGCCTTCCAGGCCAGCTTGGAG GGCGGGCTGGCAAGGGTCACGCAAGGTCAGCCCCTGGAGGTGGCCTTCGGTTCCCAGGTCACCCTGAAGAATGTCTTTGGCCAACCCGTGCCCTGCTGGCTTCACTCTCACCAGAGCACCTACCCTATGAT ATATGAGAACGGCCGTGGCAGCTCCCACCAGCAGCAGGTGACCTGCTACCCCTTCAAGGACGTCAACAACTGGTGGATTGTCAAGGACCCCGGGAG GCACCAGCTGGTGGTGAACAACCCCCCGAGGCCCGTGCGGCACGGCGACGTTGTGCAGCTGGTGCACGGCATGACCACCCGCCTCCTCAACAC GCATGACGTCGCAGCCCCCCTGAGCCCCCACGCGCAGGAGGTCTCCTGCTATGTTGACTACAACATCTCCATGCCCCCCCAGAACCTCTGGCGGCTG GACATCGTGAACAGGGAGTCAGACACGGATGTCTGGAAGACCATCTTGTCAGAGGTCCGCTTTGTGCACGTGAACACCTCGGCCATCCTCAAG CTGAGTGGAGTGCCCCTCCCGGACTGGGGCTTTCGGCAGCTGGAAGTGGTGGGGGAGAAGCTGTTTCGGGCCTACCACGAGAGCACGGTGTGGAATGTGGAGGAGCATCGCTACGGCAGGA GCCAGGAGCAGAAGGAGAGGGAGCTGGAGCTGCACTCCCCGACCCAGGTGGACATCAGCAGGAACCTCAGCTTCATGGCCAGATTCTCCGAGCTACAG TGGCGGATGCTGACGGTGAGAAGTGACGATTCGGAACACAAGTACAGCTCCACGCCACTGGACTGGGTCATGCTGGACACCAACATCGCTTACTGGGTGCACCCCAGGACCAGT GCGCAGATCCACCTGCTCGGGAACGTTGTAATCTGGGCCTCGGCCAGCCTCGCCACACTGGCGTACGCCCTGCTGTTTGTCTGGTATCTGCTCAGACGCAGAAGGAGAGTCTGCGACCTCCCTGAGGGTCTGTGCCGCGGCCCACGTGCCTTTCACGCCCCGTCCCTCTGGTTTGGGCCAGAGCTCCATGTGCTTAGGGCTACATCAGCAAGCGTGGCCTTGGGCCACCTCTGTGTTTCTGCCCCGAGGGCACTTCTGTCTCTTCCCCAGAGACAGGATGCCACGCTCCAGTCCCCATGTCACCTTCAAGACTTCTCCAGGGCCATGCAGGTGTCGGGCCTGAACTGCTCCCTGACCCCAGCACCCCTGGAAATGGCTGATGGGACAGAGCTGCTAGGAGGCACTTGGGGGCGGGTGGTTTGCAAGAACAGAACCTCCCTTAAAACCGTTCTGATACAGGAAAGGAGCCAACGCCTGGGGTGGGCCCCAAAGGCCGCCAGGGGCAGGGATGCACCCTCTCTGGGCTCAGCTGAGCTGGTCATTCTGTCCACTAGTCCCGGCTCCTGGGCGGGTGCACAGTGcaggcctgccctgccccctgagGAGTGA